One Amycolatopsis thermophila DNA segment encodes these proteins:
- the glnA gene encoding type I glutamate--ammonia ligase: MDRQQEFVLRTLEERDIRFVRLWFTDVLGFLKSVAVAPAELEGAFSDGIGFDGSAIEGFARVYESDMIAKPDPSTFQVLPWETPEGGHYSARMFCDIAMPDGSPSWADPRHVLRRQLSKAGEAGFTCYVHPEIEFFLLSSLPSDGSEPEPADNGGYFDQASHATATHFRRHAIEALEAMGISVEFSHHEGAPGQQEIDLRYADALTMADNVMTFRYVVKEVALTQGVRATFMPKPFTEQPGSGMHTHVSLFEGDRNAFHNPEDPYELSETGKAFVAGLLYHAREISAVTNQWVNSYKRLISGGEAPTTVSWGRANRSALVRVPNYSPGKASSRRVEIRTIDSACNPYLAYSVVIAAGLKGIEKGYELPPAAEDNIWSMSDAERRAAGYDQLPQNLGEALAEMEKSELLPDALGEHVYDFFLRNKRAEWDAYRRSVTPYELRTLLPVL, translated from the coding sequence ATGGATCGCCAGCAGGAGTTCGTGCTGCGCACGCTGGAAGAACGTGACATCCGGTTCGTCCGACTGTGGTTCACCGACGTCTTGGGGTTCCTCAAGTCGGTGGCCGTCGCCCCGGCCGAGCTCGAGGGCGCGTTCAGTGACGGGATCGGGTTCGACGGCTCCGCCATCGAGGGGTTCGCGCGCGTCTACGAGTCGGACATGATCGCCAAGCCCGACCCGTCCACGTTCCAGGTGCTGCCCTGGGAGACACCGGAGGGCGGGCACTACTCCGCGCGCATGTTCTGCGACATCGCCATGCCCGACGGGTCACCGTCCTGGGCCGACCCGCGGCACGTGCTGAGGCGGCAGCTGTCGAAGGCCGGCGAGGCCGGGTTCACCTGCTACGTGCACCCGGAGATCGAATTCTTCCTGCTCTCGTCGTTGCCCTCGGACGGCAGCGAGCCCGAGCCCGCGGACAACGGCGGGTACTTCGACCAGGCCAGCCACGCCACCGCGACGCACTTCCGTCGCCACGCCATCGAGGCGCTGGAGGCGATGGGCATCTCGGTCGAGTTCAGCCACCACGAGGGCGCGCCCGGGCAGCAGGAGATCGACCTGCGCTACGCCGACGCACTGACCATGGCCGACAACGTCATGACCTTCCGGTACGTGGTGAAGGAGGTCGCGCTCACCCAGGGGGTGCGGGCGACGTTCATGCCCAAGCCGTTCACCGAGCAACCCGGTTCGGGGATGCACACGCACGTGTCGTTGTTCGAGGGCGACCGCAACGCGTTCCACAACCCCGAGGACCCGTACGAGTTGTCCGAGACGGGCAAGGCGTTCGTGGCCGGCCTGCTCTACCACGCCCGCGAGATCTCCGCGGTGACCAACCAATGGGTGAACTCGTACAAGCGGCTGATCAGCGGGGGAGAGGCGCCGACCACGGTGTCCTGGGGCCGGGCGAACCGGTCCGCGCTGGTGCGGGTGCCGAACTACTCGCCGGGCAAGGCGTCGTCGCGGCGGGTCGAGATCCGCACGATCGACTCGGCCTGCAACCCCTACCTCGCCTACTCGGTCGTGATCGCCGCCGGGTTGAAGGGCATCGAGAAGGGGTACGAGCTGCCGCCGGCGGCCGAGGACAACATCTGGTCGATGAGCGATGCCGAACGCCGGGCCGCCGGCTACGACCAGCTGCCGCAGAACCTCGGCGAGGCGCTCGCCGAGATGGAGAAGTCCGAACTGCTGCCCGACGCACTGGGCGAGCACGTCTACGACTTCTTCCTCCGGAACAAGCGCGCGGAGTGGGACGCCTACCGCCGCTCGGTGACGCCGTACGAGCTGAGGACCCTGCTACCCGTGCTCTGA